CCATTGCCTTCACAACTGAGGTACCTGCAATATGTATCAAGAAGGAATGTGGGCTCACAGTGGCCTCCACTGGATAGGGCACTTACTCTGGACTGTGTTATTCTTAGAGTTATTCCCAATATGAATGGAGAGGGTGGTTGCCGTCCAATATTTAGAATTTATGGTCAGGACCCTTTAATGGTTGCTGATCAAACTCCCAAAGTTCTTTTCTCGAGACCAAAAAGGAGCAAACTTGTTCGGCATTACAAGCAGGTAGCTCAAGTGTGTGTGCGTGTGTTTAAATATCTATACAACTGCTTTATGTTTTGGTCCAAAGTCTGGATGGTCTTGCTTGCTGGGTGAAAGGTGATCTTTATATTTCTAGTTGTTCCTAATTGCTTAAAACTAGATTTTATTGCAAGATTTTTCTTACGCAGAAGCAATTATAATGTAACTGAATTTCTTGATAAGAGAATCATTTGCATTCTTTTTCTTTGTCTAATGATCTTTTTCAGATAGAACTGCTACTTCCTTTCGACAGGTATATGTTCCACATGACATTTTGATTCTAATTTGGATGTCGGGTTGTTTACTCATTCATGAAAAAGTGTATCATTTGCATTTTGTGAATCTAGTCTTCAAAGTTTGCTGCAATTCAAAATGATAATTTGGCTTGTATCGAATTTTCTGTTCATAGTGTAcctaataattatatttagtcCATAATAGCACTTGGGTTTCCCTTCTCTGAGCCTTTTAGTTTTCCGGACAAGGACATGAGCTTATTTCATTTTCTCCATATCCTTTTTTATGGGCAGAATGACTTACCCTTGTTTGATGCACCAACCAAGGACATGTTCTTGGAAATGGGACAGGAATTAAATGAGCGCGATAAATAAATTGGATTTAAGCTGTTGGTTTACTATTTGATTACAATGAATATGATAGATAAAGTTATAGGTGTTCTCAAATTCTTTATCTATTGCTGCAGGAAGTTTGTGATTTAATTAAAATAGACATCCATTGTCATATTCAAGGTGATGTTGTGATGGAATGTATTAGTGTGGACAGTGATTTGGAAAGGGAACACATGATGTTCCGTGTTATGTTCAATACGGCCTTTATAAGATCAAATATATTGATGCTTAACCGTGATGAAATTGACACATTATGGAATGTTAAAGATCAATTTCCAAAGGACTTCAGAGCTGAGGTATCCAGTTATCTTGCTGCTTCTTGATGTGTTCAATGCTGTGTCAAAATTGATCTGTTCAGaggcaattgatttttttttccctttttaatctgTGGATGAAGGTTCTTTTTTCAGAGATGGATTCTATTTCATCTCGTACTTCAATTGATTTGCCGGGTTTGGAGGAGAAAGGTGGCCTTCCTGAGGAAGCTTTTGCTAAAGTTCAAGAGATTTTCAGCAATGTGGACTGGCTAGATACAAAACCTGATGTGGCATTAAATGTGCTTCAGCATATCACTACACTCCAAGAAAATTTGGAGGCTGTTTCTCCACGGAAAGCACAAAAAGGCAGCATGAACACTGAAAAATTTCAACATGAATCGAAGTTAAATCAAGTAGAGAAAAAGAGTGGGAGTCCCACATCCCCTAGTCTACGGGAACTATCTGTAGATGCAAATTCAGTTATGGAGAAGGTTGAACCCCAAGAACCAAAGGTTGCACTGCAATGGCCTGCTCAGTCGAAGATCTTATCCTCAAGAGTGTCAAAGACTTCACGATCTTCTCCATATCATAGCACCTCCCCAACCGTTGGCATTTCAGCTTTGTTGCATGATCATGCTGCATCTAACAGTGAGGAAGCCATGCGCCCATTGACATTAACATCCTCAACAATTTCATCCCCAACAATTTCATCCCCTCTCACAAATGTACAGAAATCTGTGCAGCTCAGCCATGTCTCTCATGTAAGGCTGCCATCACCGTCACTGTCGCTGTCGCTGCCGCCGCCGCCGCCACCACCATCTTCTACATCATTGCAATGTTCCATTGAGGCTACCACCACTTCAGAAAAAATTTCTGCTGCTGACTATCCTCCACCTCAATCAACTTCAAAAGCAACAAAATCTTCACCTAATCATTGTCCTGAAAAATTATCAGATAGAAGTTGGTCATTATCGGGTCCTGCTACCCTACTTCCATCCCCTTCTCCTCAAGGGTCATCTCCTTCTGCCTATGAGAGTTCATCCTCAACTCCCCCTCCCCCTCCTCCACCCTCTTCTTTTTCAGGGGAATCACCATCACCTAGAGAAAGGAAATCATTCTCACCTCCTTCTCCTTCTCCCCCTCCGCCTCCCCCTCCCCCTCCTCCTCCCTCTTATTTTTCCAGAGCATCCTCATCACCCAAAGTTAATAAATCATTCTCAACTCCCCCTCCCCCTCCTCCACCTTCATTTTTTTCAGGAACATCTCCATCCTCCACAATCAAGAATTCACATTCGACTCTCTCTCCTCCTCCACCCACTGAGATTGCTTCATTAGTTGCTAGCTCAGGacctcctccacctcctccacCCCCATGTTCTGGGTCTGTATTGGGCCCTTCCAGCATTGCTAAAGTGCCACCACCACCCCCTCCTCCAAGTTCTGCTCGAAACTCATCTAACAGTTCTGCATGTATTCCTCCTGTGCCACCACCTCCTGCTCCTTTTGCCCAAGGGTTATCAAACCCTCCTGCTGCTTCATCACCATCTCCTTATGGAGTTGGCAATGGAAATGTGCCTCCAGTTCCTGGACCACCTTCTGGTGCTCCATTCAGTTTAAAGGGGCGAGGCCTATCACGTCCAAGTTCAAGAAGTCAGGTTCAACCTAGAAAGGCCAACTTGAAGCCCTATCACTGGTTAAAATTAACTAGAGCCATGCAAGGAAGTCTATGGGCTGAGACACAAAAATCTGATGAAGCTTCCAAGTGCTTGTCAACCTGTTTGTTAAAGAAATGTTTTCAGTTAACATAACTCTatgcttttttctttttccttattCTGTTTTGTCTGTGCTAGGGCTCCAGAATTTGACATGTCAGAACTTGAAAGTCTGTTCTCAGCAGCTGCACCAACTACTGGTCAAGGAGGCACAGGGGGAAAATCAAATCGCCGCACCTTGGGACCTAAATCTGATAAAGTTCAGCTGGTAatcagtgtttttttttttttttttttttttttttaaaggaaagGAGCTAAATTTTGTTTGATTGTTTTGGCGTCACTGAAcctccatttttttttcctttttcatttttttttctctaatctTCAAAAGcattcttcttttttttgttttgtaAACTAGATACTTTCTGTTAATTCTCTTTGTGCAGCAAGTTGGCATGTTAGTACACACTCATGGTGGCTTATTTTTTTGGGTTTATTCTTGGTGCACGCTTAATACTTCTCAAAACATCTAGTGTTTATTTCTGTTTTCACTAGTTATTTTCTGATCCTGCAGATTGAGCTTAGACGGGCATATAATTGTGAGATTATGCTCTCAAAGGTTAAAATTCCTCTGTCTGACCTAATGGTACGCTGAATCTTATTGCAGTTTTGTCAAGTAAATGCATCTCAAAATGATTTGGGTTAAGAAAAATGAGGTCAAACAAATTTATATTATAGGCCTTAAttcataatgtaaatatatatatatatatatatatatatatatatatataatcattttATGCACAAAGGTTCAGTAAATGTATGGGAAAGTGATTTGGTGATGGTCattgatcatttttttttttgcatgatGGGCTTAAATGTTTCTGGTTATTCTATGCACTTTTTTCCTTTCTGTACGCTCTatccgtctctctctctctctctttccttctctctctctctctctctctctctctatatatatatatgtgtgtgtgtgtgtgtgtattgtgGTTTAGGCTTTGAATGCCATTCACTTTAGTAATTCACTAAATGATGATTTGTAAATTCTTTTGAAATTTCATAACCATCCTAAAGCATTATTATTCTTCAAACCAAGTTGAATATGAGTGAATGCAGATTTACATTTTCCACCAAAGTATATTTTGTTTGCACCGTTCACTTTTTAATGGTGATTAACAAATTACTTCCTATTTCTTCCTTCCCATCTGAGGATGTGTTAGTTCTCGTGAATCTGACTAGCCCCTCTCCTTTTTCTTCTGGAACTAACTAATGAAGAATTTGAAGTCCTGTAGCATTGTTGTGGATCAGGGATTCTAATCCATTACATAATTTTTTGTTATTCCTTTTATATTTTTTCTTCACTACCAATGTCTTGCAGAGTTCTGTCCTTGCCATGGATGATTCAGCTCTAGATGTTGATCAGGTTGATAACCTTATCAAGTTCTGTCCAACAAAAGAAGAGATGGAATTGCTTAAGGTATTGCAAAATgttttcatatgaaatatttcacCTCTTCATTAATATGGTAAGAATTTTAACCCATTGTGACCAGGTTATTTCATTTCTGACTGGTCATAGAGAGCAAACTTCATTCGTTCAAAATGCAAGTGCATTCTTCTGTACCTATTGAGTAATAactagattttttttattataaatgttCAGGGTTATAATGGAGATAAAGAAAACTTGGGAAAGTGCGAACAGGTGTGACATAGTCTTCTCAAATTAGATTTCTCTTTTGCATTTATGTTGTCTTCTGGCTTGTATAGCTAATACCACAATTAAAAATTGTAAATATGAAAAATCAGCCCCTTCATGTGACTTGATTTCCCTTTAATTCCTCTAATAAATCAATTAGGCAATGTGAAGTAGGATGATGCTAGTGATGTTGGTTGATACATTTATAAAATATCCTATAAATTTAAGTCTGTATTCTCTAGAGAATTTGAGCTGCATCTTGGTTTGGGAATATACATTCATATATATCGTCTTTTCTCTATTTCTCTTTTTTAAATTCCTATTCTAATTATATTTATGCATTTTTATGGCAGTTCTTCTTAGAGTTGATGAAAGTGCCACGGGTAGAGTCAAAACTAAGAGTTTTTTCTTTTAAGCTACAATTTCATCCCCAGGTTAGAGGACAACTTACCTAAGTATGCTGATTTTCTGTTCTTTCCgttgttattatttttaattttgcccTTGTTTTGCACCTGTTTCAGGTTTCTGACctcagaagaaatttgaatgttgTAAATTCGGCTGCTGAAGAGGCAAGTccaatatttttttaattctctGGCTCCTTCCAGTTAAGATATTTCTATGTATTTTTCATCTCTTGCACCATTTTCAATAATGTGTTCATCAGATCAGGAGTTCAGTCAAGTTGAAAAGGATCATGCAAACTATTCTTTCCCTGGGTAACGCTTTGAACCATGGAACTGCAAGGGGTGAGTTGCAACTCCTTAGTTTAGTCTTGTTTTTTTAACTTCCATAAAAAGACATTTGGAATTTCAATGATTGTAGATTATACAAATTAGGGAActttgaaaaatgaaattgtgtgTCAAGTTAGAGACGGGGCCATTAATCTTATTTCCAGCTTCGGATAGGTATAACTGATTATTGAcaatttcttttttgaattttttattcattatgtGAGTTACATGACTATTTGAACTTTTGCTATATAAATCCTTCTTATGcccttttattggaaaattttaaattgctTCATACTCTCTCATTAAGCCTAATGACCTATGGTATTGGTATTCATATACTCTGATGCAGTCAAACTCAATATAGAAGGCTGATCCAAGGGATTTATTGCCCTGCACTTAAACCTAATGAAAATGTAAATCAAACTGACATGGAGGATTCTTACACCATGATACGGTTAAACTCAACAAACTAGGTCGATTCAAGGGATTTTGACCTGGAAAATGATCAATTCTATTTATATGGAAAATGATGATTTCTACTTATATAGTTATTACTCCTATAAATAAGGAATATTTCATTAGATTCATTGACAAATTTCACATTTTATACATGGTTTGGATTAACATATATTTGTGATTAAGCCTGATTGATGTGCTCAATAATTTTCTATTGTTcatattatacttaaatatttgtGGCTGCACTTCAATAAATGGTCATATCAGCAGTTTTTGTATATTGACTTCATGCAACAACAGTTTGTTTGAACCTGTATGCCAACTGACTAACCCTCAGATTTTTCAACCTCCTGAATACTGATGGGAAACTAGCATAAGCAACAATTTATCTCTACAAAACTGGATATTTTCTCATTTGATGATATCCAATTCAAGATTTTTGGGGGGTTTTCTCTTCATCCTGTATTTCCACTCTGAATCTTTCTCAGAGTTTTAATGTACTCCCCTGGGATTCTGGGATTACCAATTTATTGTTATGTATTGTTTTAGGTTCTGCTATTGGATTTCGGCTGGACAGTCTCCTCAAACTCACAGATACACGAGCTCGGAACAACAAGATGACTCTCATGCATTATCTCTGTAAGGTAGATGTTAAACCTTTCTAACTGAGGTACCTGGCTGGAAGGCATTTAATGATTGAAAATCTTCATTTTGTGCTTATTAATTAGAGAGGCAGCAAAACAAATGGAAAAAATAATATAGGGATAAAAACTGTTGTTTGGTTTCAGTGTCAGTTATATTTATTGTATCATAGCAGAACGTAGAAATTTGAGTTTTTTCATGTATTGGCAGATAGTTGTATGtcatttcattatttttattggTTACTGAGCTATAGGTACTTGCTGAAAAGCTTCCAGAGCTGCTGGATTTCCCAAAGGACCTCATGAATTTGGAGGCTGTGACCAAAGTGCTCTTCTTCTCCTTAATCACGTGTATTCTATAAAATATCCACTATCCATTTTATTCATCAATTCTAATTTATATGCAGATACAACTGAAATATTTGGCAGAGGAAATGCAAGCCATTAGTAAAGGGCTGGAGAAAGTTGTGCAGGAATTGACTGCTTCAGAGAATGATGGTCAAGTGTCAGAAAATTTTTGCATGGTAAATCTGACATGTCAGCTAGTGTCTGTTCATATGTGCAGATAAGGCTTTCAGGATATGTTTGCAGGAATATCCTATTGGGAATTGATGCTTCAAGGAACACAATAATCTTTTACTTTTCCTTTCATTTGCATTAAAGTTGATATAATTTTTGGGCATTCAcctaagaatttaagttgagtgGTTCTTTCATGCCAGTCTTTTTGGACCTAGTGGTTTAAATACCAATTCTGACATTCCCATTCTTATAATCAAATTGCAATAAGAGGCAAGCGTGGACATGTGCATGGTATTACACTTAACCCAATAGGCTTTTGGTTGAAGGTTTATGCTACGTTTTAGCACATAGCTTCTGTAGTACTTAATGCTAGCAAATATCTCAACAAAAAATGCTAACAAACACAACATGTTCAGAACTAACAATGTTACTGTAATTTTTGTTTCTTAAAATGTCCAGACCCTAAAGGCATTCCTTAGTTCTGCTGAAAGTGAAGTGAGATCTTTGGCTTCACTTTATTCTACCGTGGTATGCATGAGCTCCTCCTTCCTCCCTGCCTTTTAATTTTTGAAGGAAGCTGCTCTTGAATATTTACAGAGTGCTTCAGCATTTGATACACTCATTATTAGACTTATTTCTGGATTTGAATGTTTTCAGGGTAGAAATGCTGATGCATTGGCCCTTTATTTTGGGGAAGATCCTGCTCGTTGCCCATTTGAGCAAGGTGCTTAACATTTTTAGATCTCCATTGTTGTTAACACAGTAGTAAAgttaaaatgtcaaaaaaaaataaaaagaatgtgTTTGTTTTAAGCAGTCTCACTTTGTGTCTTCATTCTTCAGTTGTATCTACTCTGCTCAATTTCGTTAGGATGTTTGTCCGAGCACATGAGGAAAACTGCAAGCAGCTCGAATTTGAAAAGAAAAAGGCAGAGAGGGAAGCAGAAAATGAAAGATTGAAGGTGAATGGTTCCAAAAAGGAGTCTGAAAACTTGATGCCGACTCCTATCAAGAGTGGGAATATCAAATAATCATGGACTGTATATGCCATAGTCTATTGAACAAAACAGAAGTGGTTCTCATGTAGATAAGCATCATTGCACTAATCGTTGAACACTCATTTCATGGACCAAGGAAAAACCTAAAACATGCATTGGTATGGGGAAAAAAAAGGGATTTTACCATGCCGCAAGAATATGCTGTTGAGGAAATGCATGTGCTTATCACAGCGACAAATTCCCATCTTGAGCTGTAAGCCGACCAATACCTCTTCTGTTTGTGTTTTTCTGCTGTTTGTTGTGAACTGATACTTTAACAAATTTCTATTGCTTTTGGAGCAGAGATGTTGGTGCAATGGAGTTTTGTTCAACGGACCACTTCCAAGATATGTCAAGACTTATGTTGTAAAAATATGTTGTTATATCCTTtgtttttcataatttatatgtaGGAGGGCTATATTTGGTTAAAAGGTTGTATTATTCTTCTGTATATTTGAGTTTAGTGATGTAAATGTTTAAATCTAGTCAAGCAATATTAGTATCTAGAGTGTAATTTCATTATGATTAATGGAGAAAGATTCACAGCCCTATATATTTAATAGCTAATTGTTGAAAGCTGCGCAAATTTCCTATAAATCTActtttctgtaaatggcttccgTCTTCTCTTCGCCACGATCTTTGTGCATATGTTCTTGGCACATTAATTAAAACTATTATTTCATGCAACTGTTGTATTTATAACTAATAAATTTTGACCATTGATTATGATTGGATCCACCATAATCAAATGGCTGTAATAAAGCCGTTGTATTGTATTTTATAATTTCTCCATCCAAATTGAGTTATGCACTTTCATTGCATCATCTTCCTTGTGAATACATTGGAAAGAAAGAAAAGCAAGCTCACTTAAGCC
The sequence above is a segment of the Hevea brasiliensis isolate MT/VB/25A 57/8 chromosome 11, ASM3005281v1, whole genome shotgun sequence genome. Coding sequences within it:
- the LOC110673907 gene encoding formin-like protein 18 isoform X3, with protein sequence MALFRKFFYRKPPDGLFEISERVYVFDCCFTADILEDDECKVYIGNIVSQLRDYFPDSSFMVFNFREGENQSQIGSILSEYDMTVMDYPRHYEGCPLLTMEMIHHFLKSSESWLSLVQQNVLLMHCEQGGWPVLAFMLAALLIYRKQFTGEQKTLDMIYKQAPRELLQLMSPLNPLPSQLRYLQYVSRRNVGSQWPPLDRALTLDCVILRVIPNMNGEGGCRPIFRIYGQDPLMVADQTPKVLFSRPKRSKLVRHYKQEVCDLIKIDIHCHIQGDVVMECISVDSDLEREHMMFRVMFNTAFIRSNILMLNRDEIDTLWNVKDQFPKDFRAEVLFSEMDSISSRTSIDLPGLEEKGGLPEEAFAKVQEIFSNVDWLDTKPDVALNVLQHITTLQENLEAVSPRKAQKGSMNTEKFQHESKLNQVEKKSGSPTSPSLRELSVDANSVMEKVEPQEPKVALQWPAQSKILSSRVSKTSRSSPYHSTSPTVGISALLHDHAASNSEEAMRPLTLTSSTISSPTISSPLTNVQKSVQLSHVSHVRLPSPSLSLSLPPPPPPPSSTSLQCSIEATTTSEKISAADYPPPQSTSKATKSSPNHCPEKLSDRSWSLSGPATLLPSPSPQGSSPSAYESSSSTPPPPPPPSSFSGESPSPRERKSFSPPSPSPPPPPPPPPPPSYFSRASSSPKVNKSFSTPPPPPPPSFFSGTSPSSTIKNSHSTLSPPPPTEIASLVASSGPPPPPPPPCSGSVLGPSSIAKVPPPPPPPSSARNSSNSSACIPPVPPPPAPFAQGLSNPPAASSPSPYGVGNGNVPPVPGPPSGAPFSLKGRGLSRPSSRSQVQPRKANLKPYHWLKLTRAMQGSLWAETQKSDEASKAPEFDMSELESLFSAAAPTTGQGGTGGKSNRRTLGPKSDKVQLIELRRAYNCEIMLSKVKIPLSDLMSSVLAMDDSALDVDQVDNLIKFCPTKEEMELLKGYNGDKENLGKCEQFFLELMKVPRVESKLRVFSFKLQFHPQVSDLRRNLNVVNSAAEEIRSSVKLKRIMQTILSLGNALNHGTARGSAIGFRLDSLLKLTDTRARNNKMTLMHYLCKVLAEKLPELLDFPKDLMNLEAVTKIQLKYLAEEMQAISKGLEKVVQELTASENDGQVSENFCMTLKAFLSSAESEVRSLASLYSTVGRNADALALYFGEDPARCPFEQGCLSEHMRKTASSSNLKRKRQRGKQKMKD
- the LOC110673907 gene encoding formin-like protein 18 isoform X1; protein product: MALFRKFFYRKPPDGLFEISERVYVFDCCFTADILEDDECKVYIGNIVSQLRDYFPDSSFMVFNFREGENQSQIGSILSEYDMTVMDYPRHYEGCPLLTMEMIHHFLKSSESWLSLVQQNVLLMHCEQGGWPVLAFMLAALLIYRKQFTGEQKTLDMIYKQAPRELLQLMSPLNPLPSQLRYLQYVSRRNVGSQWPPLDRALTLDCVILRVIPNMNGEGGCRPIFRIYGQDPLMVADQTPKVLFSRPKRSKLVRHYKQEVCDLIKIDIHCHIQGDVVMECISVDSDLEREHMMFRVMFNTAFIRSNILMLNRDEIDTLWNVKDQFPKDFRAEVLFSEMDSISSRTSIDLPGLEEKGGLPEEAFAKVQEIFSNVDWLDTKPDVALNVLQHITTLQENLEAVSPRKAQKGSMNTEKFQHESKLNQVEKKSGSPTSPSLRELSVDANSVMEKVEPQEPKVALQWPAQSKILSSRVSKTSRSSPYHSTSPTVGISALLHDHAASNSEEAMRPLTLTSSTISSPTISSPLTNVQKSVQLSHVSHVRLPSPSLSLSLPPPPPPPSSTSLQCSIEATTTSEKISAADYPPPQSTSKATKSSPNHCPEKLSDRSWSLSGPATLLPSPSPQGSSPSAYESSSSTPPPPPPPSSFSGESPSPRERKSFSPPSPSPPPPPPPPPPPSYFSRASSSPKVNKSFSTPPPPPPPSFFSGTSPSSTIKNSHSTLSPPPPTEIASLVASSGPPPPPPPPCSGSVLGPSSIAKVPPPPPPPSSARNSSNSSACIPPVPPPPAPFAQGLSNPPAASSPSPYGVGNGNVPPVPGPPSGAPFSLKGRGLSRPSSRSQVQPRKANLKPYHWLKLTRAMQGSLWAETQKSDEASKAPEFDMSELESLFSAAAPTTGQGGTGGKSNRRTLGPKSDKVQLIELRRAYNCEIMLSKVKIPLSDLMSSVLAMDDSALDVDQVDNLIKFCPTKEEMELLKGYNGDKENLGKCEQFFLELMKVPRVESKLRVFSFKLQFHPQVSDLRRNLNVVNSAAEEIRSSVKLKRIMQTILSLGNALNHGTARGSAIGFRLDSLLKLTDTRARNNKMTLMHYLCKVLAEKLPELLDFPKDLMNLEAVTKIQLKYLAEEMQAISKGLEKVVQELTASENDGQVSENFCMTLKAFLSSAESEVRSLASLYSTVGRNADALALYFGEDPARCPFEQVVSTLLNFVRMFVRAHEENCKQLEFEKKKAEREAENERLKVNGSKKESENLMPTPIKSGNIK
- the LOC110673907 gene encoding formin-like protein 18 isoform X4, which encodes MALFRKFFYRKPPDGLFEISERVYVFDCCFTADILEDDECKVYIGNIVSQLRDYFPDSSFMVFNFREGENQSQIGSILSEYDMTVMDYPRHYEGCPLLTMEMIHHFLKSSESWLSLVQQNVLLMHCEQGGWPVLAFMLAALLIYRKQFTGEQKTLDMIYKQAPRELLQLMSPLNPLPSQLRYLQYVSRRNVGSQWPPLDRALTLDCVILRVIPNMNGEGGCRPIFRIYGQDPLMVADQTPKVLFSRPKRSKLVRHYKQVLFSEMDSISSRTSIDLPGLEEKGGLPEEAFAKVQEIFSNVDWLDTKPDVALNVLQHITTLQENLEAVSPRKAQKGSMNTEKFQHESKLNQVEKKSGSPTSPSLRELSVDANSVMEKVEPQEPKVALQWPAQSKILSSRVSKTSRSSPYHSTSPTVGISALLHDHAASNSEEAMRPLTLTSSTISSPTISSPLTNVQKSVQLSHVSHVRLPSPSLSLSLPPPPPPPSSTSLQCSIEATTTSEKISAADYPPPQSTSKATKSSPNHCPEKLSDRSWSLSGPATLLPSPSPQGSSPSAYESSSSTPPPPPPPSSFSGESPSPRERKSFSPPSPSPPPPPPPPPPPSYFSRASSSPKVNKSFSTPPPPPPPSFFSGTSPSSTIKNSHSTLSPPPPTEIASLVASSGPPPPPPPPCSGSVLGPSSIAKVPPPPPPPSSARNSSNSSACIPPVPPPPAPFAQGLSNPPAASSPSPYGVGNGNVPPVPGPPSGAPFSLKGRGLSRPSSRSQVQPRKANLKPYHWLKLTRAMQGSLWAETQKSDEASKAPEFDMSELESLFSAAAPTTGQGGTGGKSNRRTLGPKSDKVQLIELRRAYNCEIMLSKVKIPLSDLMSSVLAMDDSALDVDQVDNLIKFCPTKEEMELLKGYNGDKENLGKCEQFFLELMKVPRVESKLRVFSFKLQFHPQVSDLRRNLNVVNSAAEEIRSSVKLKRIMQTILSLGNALNHGTARGSAIGFRLDSLLKLTDTRARNNKMTLMHYLCKVLAEKLPELLDFPKDLMNLEAVTKIQLKYLAEEMQAISKGLEKVVQELTASENDGQVSENFCMTLKAFLSSAESEVRSLASLYSTVGRNADALALYFGEDPARCPFEQVVSTLLNFVRMFVRAHEENCKQLEFEKKKAEREAENERLKVNGSKKESENLMPTPIKSGNIK
- the LOC110673907 gene encoding formin-like protein 6 isoform X5, with translation MALFRKFFYRKPPDGLFEISERVYVFDCCFTADILEDDECKVYIGNIVSQLRDYFPDSSFMVFNFREGENQSQIGSILSEYDMTVMDYPRHYEGCPLLTMEMIHHFLKSSESWLSLVQQNVLLMHCEQGGWPVLAFMLAALLIYRKQFTGEQKTLDMIYKQAPRELLQLMSPLNPLPSQLRYLQYVSRRNVGSQWPPLDRALTLDCVILRVIPNMNGEGGCRPIFRIYGQDPLMVADQTPKVLFSRPKRSKLVRHYKQEVCDLIKIDIHCHIQGDVVMECISVDSDLEREHMMFRVMFNTAFIRSNILMLNRDEIDTLWNVKDQFPKDFRAEVLFSEMDSISSRTSIDLPGLEEKGGLPEEAFAKVQEIFSNVDWLDTKPDVALNVLQHITTLQENLEAVSPRKAQKGSMNTEKFQHESKLNQVEKKSGSPTSPSLRELSVDANSVMEKVEPQEPKVALQWPAQSKILSSRVSKTSRSSPYHSTSPTVGISALLHDHAASNSEEAMRPLTLTSSTISSPTISSPLTNVQKSVQLSHVSHVRLPSPSLSLSLPPPPPPPSSTSLQCSIEATTTSEKISAADYPPPQSTSKATKSSPNHCPEKLSDRSWSLSGPATLLPSPSPQGSSPSAYESSSSTPPPPPPPSSFSGESPSPRERKSFSPPSPSPPPPPPPPPPPSYFSRASSSPKVNKSFSTPPPPPPPSFFSGTSPSSTIKNSHSTLSPPPPTEIASLVASSGPPPPPPPPCSGSVLGPSSIAKVPPPPPPPSSARNSSNSSACIPPVPPPPAPFAQGLSNPPAASSPSPYGVGNGNVPPVPGPPSGAPFSLKGRGLSRPSSRSQVQPRKANLKPYHWLKLTRAMQGSLWAETQKSDEASKAPEFDMSELESLFSAAAPTTGQGGTGGKSNRRTLGPKSDKVQLIELRRAYNCEIMLSKVKIPLSDLMSSVLAMDDSALDVDQVDNLIKFCPTKEEMELLKGYNGDKENLGKCEQFFLELMKVPRVESKLRVFSFKLQFHPQVSDLRRNLNVVNSAAEEEFSQVEKDHANYSFPG
- the LOC110673907 gene encoding formin-like protein 18 isoform X2; its protein translation is MALFRKFFYRKPPDGLFEISERVYDILEDDECKVYIGNIVSQLRDYFPDSSFMVFNFREGENQSQIGSILSEYDMTVMDYPRHYEGCPLLTMEMIHHFLKSSESWLSLVQQNVLLMHCEQGGWPVLAFMLAALLIYRKQFTGEQKTLDMIYKQAPRELLQLMSPLNPLPSQLRYLQYVSRRNVGSQWPPLDRALTLDCVILRVIPNMNGEGGCRPIFRIYGQDPLMVADQTPKVLFSRPKRSKLVRHYKQEVCDLIKIDIHCHIQGDVVMECISVDSDLEREHMMFRVMFNTAFIRSNILMLNRDEIDTLWNVKDQFPKDFRAEVLFSEMDSISSRTSIDLPGLEEKGGLPEEAFAKVQEIFSNVDWLDTKPDVALNVLQHITTLQENLEAVSPRKAQKGSMNTEKFQHESKLNQVEKKSGSPTSPSLRELSVDANSVMEKVEPQEPKVALQWPAQSKILSSRVSKTSRSSPYHSTSPTVGISALLHDHAASNSEEAMRPLTLTSSTISSPTISSPLTNVQKSVQLSHVSHVRLPSPSLSLSLPPPPPPPSSTSLQCSIEATTTSEKISAADYPPPQSTSKATKSSPNHCPEKLSDRSWSLSGPATLLPSPSPQGSSPSAYESSSSTPPPPPPPSSFSGESPSPRERKSFSPPSPSPPPPPPPPPPPSYFSRASSSPKVNKSFSTPPPPPPPSFFSGTSPSSTIKNSHSTLSPPPPTEIASLVASSGPPPPPPPPCSGSVLGPSSIAKVPPPPPPPSSARNSSNSSACIPPVPPPPAPFAQGLSNPPAASSPSPYGVGNGNVPPVPGPPSGAPFSLKGRGLSRPSSRSQVQPRKANLKPYHWLKLTRAMQGSLWAETQKSDEASKAPEFDMSELESLFSAAAPTTGQGGTGGKSNRRTLGPKSDKVQLIELRRAYNCEIMLSKVKIPLSDLMSSVLAMDDSALDVDQVDNLIKFCPTKEEMELLKGYNGDKENLGKCEQFFLELMKVPRVESKLRVFSFKLQFHPQVSDLRRNLNVVNSAAEEIRSSVKLKRIMQTILSLGNALNHGTARGSAIGFRLDSLLKLTDTRARNNKMTLMHYLCKVLAEKLPELLDFPKDLMNLEAVTKIQLKYLAEEMQAISKGLEKVVQELTASENDGQVSENFCMTLKAFLSSAESEVRSLASLYSTVGRNADALALYFGEDPARCPFEQVVSTLLNFVRMFVRAHEENCKQLEFEKKKAEREAENERLKVNGSKKESENLMPTPIKSGNIK